CGAGGTAGGGCGCTCGCTCCAGCTCTTCGGGCGTTACGAGCCCGTGGAGGCGGCCTGGCTCTTCGGCCTGCCCGAGCCGCCGCCCGTACCCGAGGGGCTGCCCGCGCACGAGGTGGTGCAGTCGGCCCAGCCCGCGGTGCTTAAGGCGGCGGCCTGGCGCCGCGAGCCTCCTTGGCTCGACCTGCGCCCACGCCGCCGCCGGCTCGGCGAGGGGCTGCCGCGCGAGGCGCAGCGCGCGCTGCTTTGGAGCTCGCTCTGGCTGGCGCTGGGCCTGGCCGGCTACGCGGCCCTGGGGGTGCAGCTGCGGCAGCAGCGGGCGCTCAACGCGGGGCTTTCGCGCGACATCGCCCGGCTCGAGGCTGCCCGTCCCGAGCAGCAGACGCCGTTGCCCGCGTGGGTGACCCCCGCCCTGCTGGAACGGGTGACCCGGGCGCTGCCGGAGGGCACCTGGCTCGACGGGGTTCAGGTCGACGAGTTCAAGCTGGTGCTGCGCGGTCGCGCCCTCGATCCCCGCAAGCCCCAGGTGCTGGCGCGCCGTCTCGCGGCCCCGCCCGCCTGGACTCAGTGGGACGCCGAGGCCGAGGACTACGTGTGGGAGGTGACCCTTGAGCTACCGCAGTAAGCTGGGCGAACTGCTCGTGCGGCGGGGGTACATCAGCGAGGCGCAGCTCCAGGACGCCCTCAGGGAGCAGGCGCGCACCGGCGAGCGCCTGGGCCAGGTGCTGCTGCGACGCGGCTACCTGAAGGAGGAAGACCTGGTGCGGGCGCTGGCGACCCAGCAACAGGCCGAGGTGGTGCAGCTGGGGCAGGTGGAGCCCGATCCCCAGGCCGTGGCCCTGGTGGACGACCGCTTCGCCCGCAAGCACCGGGTCTTCCCGTACCGTCTCGATGGGCACCGCCTCTACGTGGCCATGGCCAACCCCGGCGATCTCAAGCTGATCGACGAGCTTCGCTACATGACCGGACGCGAGATCGTTCCCCAGCTCGCCTCCGACTCCGAGATCCTGCACGCCCTGAACCGGGCGCTCGGGAGGGCCACGATCGAAGAGGTGCGGGCCGCCGCCCCGGCGGTCCAGGAGGACGCCCTCCCCGAAGCCGACGCCTCCCCGGCGGTGCGTATGGCCGACGCCCTGCTGCGCGACGCCATCGCCGCCGGAGCCTCGGACCTGCACCTCGACCCCAGCGAAAACGCCCTCGTGGTGCGTATGCGCGTGGACGGGGTCCTCCAGGAGCTGCGCCGCATCGTCAAGGAGGAAGCGCAGGCCATCGTGGCCCGGTTCAAGATCCTCGCCGGACTCGACATCGCCGAGCGGCGGCGGCCCCAGGACGGGCACTTTTCCTTCGTTCACGAGGGCAAGCGCCACGAGGTGCGCATCGCCAGCGTGGGGACGCTGTGGGGCGAGCAGGTGGTGCTGCGCATCATCTACCCCACGGCGGTGCGCATCGGGCTCGAGCAGCTGGGGATGTTCCGCCCCGAGCTGGAGAAGTTCAGCAAGCTGGTGCGCAGCCCTCACGGCATCCTCTTCGTCACCGGCCCCACCGGATCGGGGAAGACGACCACCCTCTACGCCGCGCTCGAGCACATCTACACCCCCGAGCGCAACTTCATCACCATCGAAGACCCGGTCGAGTTCCCGCTCGAGGGGATCAACCAGATCCCGGTGCAACCGCGCATCGGGCTGGGGTTCGCCGAGGTGTTGCGCGCGGCGCTGCGCCTTGACCCGGACGTCATCCTCGTGGGCGAGGTGCGCGACGCCGAGACCCTGGACACCGCGCTGCGGGCGGCCCTGACGGGCCACTTCGTGCTGGCCACCCTGCACGCCAACGACGCTCTCTCGGCGGTCAGCCGCCTGATCGAGATGGGGGCCGAGCGCTACCTGCTGGCCTCGACGCTGCGCGGCATCGTGGCCCAGCGGCTGGTGCGGCGGGTCTGCCCCCAGTGCGGCGACTGGCGACCCCTTACCGAGGAGGAGCGCTGGTTCCTCAGCGGGGAGGCGCCGCCCAAGGAGCGGCGCGGGGAGGGGTGCAGCTACTGCCGCAACACCGGCTACACCGGCCGCGTGGGGTTGTACGAGGTCTTCGCCTTCGACCGCGAGAGCCTGCGGATCGTGGGCGAGGGCGAGGGCGAGCCGGCGCTGCGGGCCTACGCCGAGAAGATCGAACACCGCACCCTGCGGGAGATTGGGCTGCTGCAGGTGCGCGAGGGGCAGACCACGGTCGAGGAGCTGATGCGGGTGCTGGGGATGCTGGAGGCCTAGATGCGCTACGTTTACCTGGCGAGCGACGAAAACGGGACCCGCACCGCCGAGGGGGTCATCGAGGCCGAAAGCCCCCAGGAGGCGCGCCGCCGGCTGCGCGAGATGGGGCTCTTCCCCCTGCGGCTCGCCCCCGCCGCCCGCCGCCGGCGCCAGCGCCGGCCCGGGAGCGGCGACCTGGTGCTCTTCATGGAGCAGTTCGCCACCCTGATCGGGGCGGGGGTGAGCCTGGTGCAGGCCCTGAACACCCTGAGCCTGCAAAGCCCTCACCCCACGCTGCGGCACGCCGCCCAGCAGGTGCGGGCCCGCATCGAGGGGGGCTCGGGGCTGGCCGAGGCCATGGGCGAGTTTCCCGAGGCCTTCCCGCCGATCGTCGTGCGCATGGTGGCCGCGGCCGAGCTGAGCGGCTCGCTCGAGGAGACGCTGCGCCGGGTGGCGCGCTACCTCGACGACGCCTTCGAGCTGCAGCAGAAGATCCGTTCGGCGCTTACCTACCCGATCTTCGCCATCGTCATCGTGCTGCTCGCGGTGGTGGCGCTGCTGGTCGTGGTGGTGCCCGTCTTCCAGAAGCTCTACGCCAACGCCGGGGCCGACCTTCCCGGCATCACCCTGGCCTTGCTGGCCGTCTCCGACGCGGTGCGGCGTTACGCGCCGGTGATCGTGCCGGGGCTGGCGCTGCTGGTCTGGGGGTTCGGGCGCTTCCGCGCCAGCCCCGCGGGGGGCTACCTGATCGACCGCGCCTTCCTGGGCCTGCCCCTCTTCGGGCCGATCGCGCACAAGAGCGGGCTCGCCCGCTTCGCGCGCACCCTGGCCACCCTCTACGCAAGCGGGATCAACATCCTCGCGGCGCTCGACGCCGCCCGCGATCTGGCCGGCAACCGCTACATCGCGGCCCTGATCGACGAGGTCCAGGAGCGCATCTCCAAGGGGGAGTCGCTCTCGCAGGCCCTCGCTCACGAGCCCGAGGTCTTCGTCCCCATGTTCACCCGGATGGTCAGCATCGGCGAGGAGTCGGGCGAGCTCGACCGCATGCTGGACCAGGTGGGGCACCACCTCGAGCGCGAGGTGGACCACACCACCAAGCGCCTCTCCAGCATGATCGAGCCGGTGATGACCGTCGTTCTGGGGGTGATCGTGCTCTTCGTGGCCCTCGCGCTCTACCTGCCGCTCTTCGAGCTCCCGGGTAAGGTGATGGGCCGATGAACGGAAGCCGCTGGTACGCCTGGCTGCCGACCCTCGTCTTCCTGCTCATGGCCGGATGGGTCGGGCTCTCCGCCTGGGAGCTGCGGCAGGCGCGGCTGGAGGAAGCTCGCCTGCGCGCGCGCTTCGAGGAGTTGCTGCAGGTGCCGCAAACGCCGCCGAGACGGGCCGAACCCCTCGACCCCGCGGCCCTGCCCGAGGTCTACCGCGAGCTCATCGACCGGGCGCTGGCGCTGGGGCTCGAGGTGCGCGAGGTCAACCCCGGCCTCGAAGACGGGCTGATCCTCGTCGAAGGCAGCTTCGCCGACGCCTACGCGATGCTCGACGCGGTGCGCGAACTGGACCGTCCGGTCTGGGTCAAGGGGCTGGAGATCGCACGCCTGGACGATAGCGGGAAGCGCCTCTCGGTGACCTACTCCCTGGGAGTGCGGATCGCCAACCCCGAGGACGCCGCGGGGGAACCGCCCGCCGACCGGGCGCCGCCTCAGTAAAGCGAAACAATCCAAAAGATTACACTCTGTTAACGAATCAGGAAAGTTCGTAAGCGGTTTTCTTGCCCACGAAGGCCGAGGACAACGAGCAGTAATAGGAGCGTGTTTCAACTACAAGGTGTTAACCTTGCGTTTATTTCTCCGTAATAGGGTACGATCGATAACAATGCGCGGATTCCTCCTCCTCTACGCCCACCAGGACCTCTCGGGTCTCCCGGCCCTCACCGCGCACGCCAGCGCCGCCGCGATGGAGTCCGTGGTCTTCCTTGACGCGCCCTTGCCGGCCTTTTCCGCGCGCGCGCTGGCGCCCCAGGTGGAGCTGCTCACCACCCCCAGGCCGCGGGGGCCGATCGTGGCGCTGCGCGCGCTGCTGCGCTTCGCCCGGCTCCGTTCGCAACCGGACGACGTTTTCGTCTTCGCGCCCGCCTCGGCGCGGCTTTCCGCGAGCGAGCTGAGCGAGCTCGTGACGCTGCTGCGCGCCTCGGAAGACCTGGTGGTGCTGGGCATCGGCCGGGGCAACGCCCTGGCCCCGTGGTTCTGGCCGCTGCGCCTGGGCGTGGGTGCCCGCCCGGCCACCCCGCGCGCCGCCTGGGTCTACCCCGAGACCCTGATGGCCCACCTGCTCGCCGTGCGCGCCGCGCACCTCAAGCGGCTCGCACTCTTCGATCCGGTGCTCGTGCGCGAGCACTCCGCCGCGCCGGTCGTGGACCTGGCCCTCAACCTGCGCCGCTTCGGCCTCACGCGCATGCGCTACCGCCTTCAGGACGCGGTGCGCAGCTGGGCCGGTCCGGTGGGGTACGTGGAGGCGATGCGCCAGGGGGCGCGTTCGCTGGTCTTCCACCGCAACCAGCCGGACCTGCCGCTGTACGAGGGGGCGTTGCTGCGGGCGCTCGAGCACGCCACCCGCCGCCTGCCGCAGGTGCGCCTCTTCGACGAGGCGGTCAAGTTTCTGCACGCGACCCCGCACATGGAGCCCCTCGCCCCCGCGACGCTGCTGCCGCTGGCGCTCAAGCGGTTGCTGGCGCGGGGCTACGTCGAGGGCGACCGCTTCGGCTACGCGCTGGGCATGCAGGCTTGGAGCGACCTGATCTTCTGAGCACCCGTGCTGCGGCTACCCCCGGGGGGTTGCGCCCTGCCGCGGGGTTTGTGTTAGTATCACCGGGATACGGTAAATACAAGAAGGTTTTTTAATGGAAGAGGTTACAAAAACGACCCACAACCCCCCGCACGGCCAGGCGTTGCCTCCGGTGCCGCCGGTGGCGCCTCCGGCTCCCGGCCCGCAGGCCGAAGGCGGCGGTTGATGCGTCGTTCGGTCACGCCACGGGCTTGGAGGCACCTTCTGCACATGTCGGTGAAGCTGAATCAGGCCAAGACGCTGGATGAGATCGCGGATCTGGGGTTGGAGTTCCTGTTGCGGCTCGCTCAGCTGGAGACGGGCTGGATGGTGATCGAAGAGGACGGCGGCTTCCGGCTGGCGGCGGCGCGCAACCTGCCGCCGGGGCTGGAGGCCGAAGGGCGCGCTTTGCTGGTCGAGGGGGCCTGCACCTGCCAGGAGCTGTTTGCCAGCGGGCGGCTCCAGGCCACCGGCGAGTTCCTGGCCTGCGAGCGGCTGGAGCGGGTGATGCGCGCCGCGGAGGGGCGCTCCGAGGAGGAGCGCCTGCGGCTCACGGGCGGGCTGAACCGCCACCTGAGCATCCCGCTGATGGCCGGGGGTGAGCGCCTGGGTGTGGCCAACCTCGCCTTCCCCGAGGGGCGCACGCCGCCGCGGGAGCTGTACCAGGTGCTCACGCTGGCGGGGGCGGCGTTGGGCTCGGCCATTCACCGGGGGCTGCTGCTCGAGCGGCAGCAGCGGGTGCGTTCGGAGCTGGAGGAGCGCCTGCTCGACCTTTCGCGCGAGCTGCTCAAGAGCGCCACCCTGGACGACCTCAAGCAGGTGCTGACGCTCGCGACGGCCTCGTTCGGCGCGCTGGCGCCGCTCGAGCTGGCCGTGCTCTGGCGCCCGCGCGGCAACGGCCTCCCCGAGGAGCTCGACGGTACCCACCGCATCCTGGTGCAGCGGCTGGAGGCCCCGCCGCGGGAGGCCGACCCCGACCCCTTCGCCCGCTGGGCGCACGAGCTGGAGGAGGGCGGCGCGCCCGCCGAGCCGACCTGGGAGGGGGCGGTGGGCCTCTTCCCGCTGCGCATCCGGGCCGCCGCCGTGCTGCCGTTCGTGGGCGCGCTCCTGGTGCGGCTCGAGGCCGAGCCCGAAGACCGCCGCCTCGCCAACTGGGCCTTCGGGATGGTCGCCGAGCTGATCGCCGCGGCGATCGCCCGGCTGCTCTCGCAGGAGCGGCTGCGCTACCTTTCGTTCCACGACCCGCTGACGGGGCTGCTCAACCGGCGCGGCTTCGTCGAGCACCTGCGCACCGCGCTGCCGCTGGCCGAGCGCGAGCGCTGGAAGCTGGCCGTGGCCATGGTGGACATGGACGACTTCAAGCGCTACAACGACCGGTTCGGCCACCTGGCGGGCGACCGGCTGCTGCAGCAGGCGGCCCGCATCATGCAGGAACACCTGCGCGCCAGCGACGTGGTGGCGCGGATCGGGGGCGACGAGTTCGCGATCCTGCTGCAGAACACCACGATCGAGGGGGCGGGGTTCGCGCTCGAGCGCATCCGGGCGGCGCTGCTGGAGATCCCCCACGCGGGGGCTTCCATCGGGGTGGCCTTCTTCCCCGACGACTCCCAGGATCCGGAGGAGCTGCTGCAATCGGCCGACCTGGCCCTCTACGACTCGAAGATCCAGAAACGGGTGGTCTTCGTCGCGCCCGGTCTGCGCGCGCGCTTCAAGCGCCGGGTGCGCCTGGAGAACGCCATCGAGGCGGCGCTGCGCACCCCGGGGCTCCCCGGCTTCGCGCTGCACTTCCAGCCGCGTTTCGACATGGAGCGGGGGCGCGTCTCCGCTTTCGAGGCGCTG
This genomic stretch from Oceanithermus desulfurans harbors:
- a CDS encoding PilN domain-containing protein; this encodes MAELYCTARSLFLYTTELIEHPLEGVISAGEPDYERLVSEVRGFLRAQRVRGPLYLGLSSEYLLLRTALFPELEGFPLAEAVLAEAERSPFWGQHELNVDYELLDVVEEHRRRVLFAAMPAQAAGVLSRRLRLRRLEPLPLAVWRASLAQFAGRGSWIVLDGLSNSMALFEQGRLSDFRQLAHPLDEGGRALADEVGRSLQLFGRYEPVEAAWLFGLPEPPPVPEGLPAHEVVQSAQPAVLKAAAWRREPPWLDLRPRRRRLGEGLPREAQRALLWSSLWLALGLAGYAALGVQLRQQRALNAGLSRDIARLEAARPEQQTPLPAWVTPALLERVTRALPEGTWLDGVQVDEFKLVLRGRALDPRKPQVLARRLAAPPAWTQWDAEAEDYVWEVTLELPQ
- a CDS encoding GspE/PulE family protein, with the protein product MSYRSKLGELLVRRGYISEAQLQDALREQARTGERLGQVLLRRGYLKEEDLVRALATQQQAEVVQLGQVEPDPQAVALVDDRFARKHRVFPYRLDGHRLYVAMANPGDLKLIDELRYMTGREIVPQLASDSEILHALNRALGRATIEEVRAAAPAVQEDALPEADASPAVRMADALLRDAIAAGASDLHLDPSENALVVRMRVDGVLQELRRIVKEEAQAIVARFKILAGLDIAERRRPQDGHFSFVHEGKRHEVRIASVGTLWGEQVVLRIIYPTAVRIGLEQLGMFRPELEKFSKLVRSPHGILFVTGPTGSGKTTTLYAALEHIYTPERNFITIEDPVEFPLEGINQIPVQPRIGLGFAEVLRAALRLDPDVILVGEVRDAETLDTALRAALTGHFVLATLHANDALSAVSRLIEMGAERYLLASTLRGIVAQRLVRRVCPQCGDWRPLTEEERWFLSGEAPPKERRGEGCSYCRNTGYTGRVGLYEVFAFDRESLRIVGEGEGEPALRAYAEKIEHRTLREIGLLQVREGQTTVEELMRVLGMLEA
- a CDS encoding type II secretion system F family protein, whose translation is MRYVYLASDENGTRTAEGVIEAESPQEARRRLREMGLFPLRLAPAARRRRQRRPGSGDLVLFMEQFATLIGAGVSLVQALNTLSLQSPHPTLRHAAQQVRARIEGGSGLAEAMGEFPEAFPPIVVRMVAAAELSGSLEETLRRVARYLDDAFELQQKIRSALTYPIFAIVIVLLAVVALLVVVVPVFQKLYANAGADLPGITLALLAVSDAVRRYAPVIVPGLALLVWGFGRFRASPAGGYLIDRAFLGLPLFGPIAHKSGLARFARTLATLYASGINILAALDAARDLAGNRYIAALIDEVQERISKGESLSQALAHEPEVFVPMFTRMVSIGEESGELDRMLDQVGHHLEREVDHTTKRLSSMIEPVMTVVLGVIVLFVALALYLPLFELPGKVMGR
- a CDS encoding putative bifunctional diguanylate cyclase/phosphodiesterase — protein: MSVKLNQAKTLDEIADLGLEFLLRLAQLETGWMVIEEDGGFRLAAARNLPPGLEAEGRALLVEGACTCQELFASGRLQATGEFLACERLERVMRAAEGRSEEERLRLTGGLNRHLSIPLMAGGERLGVANLAFPEGRTPPRELYQVLTLAGAALGSAIHRGLLLERQQRVRSELEERLLDLSRELLKSATLDDLKQVLTLATASFGALAPLELAVLWRPRGNGLPEELDGTHRILVQRLEAPPREADPDPFARWAHELEEGGAPAEPTWEGAVGLFPLRIRAAAVLPFVGALLVRLEAEPEDRRLANWAFGMVAELIAAAIARLLSQERLRYLSFHDPLTGLLNRRGFVEHLRTALPLAERERWKLAVAMVDMDDFKRYNDRFGHLAGDRLLQQAARIMQEHLRASDVVARIGGDEFAILLQNTTIEGAGFALERIRAALLEIPHAGASIGVAFFPDDSQDPEELLQSADLALYDSKIQKRVVFVAPGLRARFKRRVRLENAIEAALRTPGLPGFALHFQPRFDMERGRVSAFEALLRFTGPSGPVSPLEVFAVAGERGWMMKLTHYVLDGALGFFAAHRARIPEGVRVGVNVPPALLVPELLKEVSATLERHGLDAGALEIEVTEEVIAHDDTPWNVLEELGRMGVRLALDDFGSGFSNLSRLVTLPIQVLKLDRSFVDLLTTHNERGVPAVRGIVAMGLDMGLVVVAEGVETDEALERVRAAGVREVQGYVLSRPVPPAELLARNFA